A DNA window from Myxocyprinus asiaticus isolate MX2 ecotype Aquarium Trade chromosome 45, UBuf_Myxa_2, whole genome shotgun sequence contains the following coding sequences:
- the LOC127434987 gene encoding ras-related and estrogen-regulated growth inhibitor-like protein, which produces MIMNDIKVAVLGSEGVGKSALIVRFLTKRFIGEYASSSECIYRKRMSVDGRQLNLELYDPCSQPCEGNSTLNEQIHWADGFVVVYDVSNRSSFLMATAIVHLIRELHLGASKRDTDTVIFLVGNKQDLCHMREVNREEGQRLASECRCQFYELSAAEHYQEVVLMFSKIVSNASLGGKAKERRRRPSGSKSMAKLINNVFGKRRKSV; this is translated from the exons ATGATAATGAATGATATAAAAGTAGCAGTTCTGGGATCCGAGGGTGTCGGGAAATCTG CACTTATTGTTCGATTTCTAACCAAGCGATTTATTGGAGAGTATGCATCATCATCAG AGTGCATTTACAGAAAACGGATGTCTGTTGATGGAAGGCAGCTTAATCTTGAACTTTATGATCCCTGTTCTCAG CCATGTGAGGGGAACTCAACTCTTAATGAGCAGATCCACTGGGCCGATGGCTTTGTGGTCGTTTACGATGTGAGCAATCGTTCCTCCTTCCTTATGGCCACAGCTATCGTGCACCTGATCCGAGAGCTTCATCTGGGAGCGTCTAAAAG GGACACAGACACTGTCATTTTCCTTGTGGGCAATAAGCAAGACTTGTGCCACATGAGGGAGGTGAATAGGGAGGAAGGCCAGAGGCTGGCATCTGAGTGCCGATGCCAGTTTTACGAGTTGTCTGCGGCAGAGCACTACCAGGAGGTGGTACTCATGTTTTCGAAGATTGTCAGCAATGCCAGTCTGGGAGGCAAGGCCAAGGAGCGTCGCCGGCGCCCCAGTGGCTCCAAGTCAATGGCCAAGCTCATCAACAATGTCTTTGGAAAACGGCGGAAATCCGTTTGA